In the Corynebacterium kroppenstedtii genome, one interval contains:
- a CDS encoding UDP-N-acetylmuramoyl-L-alanyl-D-glutamate--2,6-diaminopimelate ligase produces the protein MATLEELAEISGGRLMRTDDPNLVVTDIGLNAQALPEGGLFAGVPGLHVHGAQFADSSSAAAVLTDHAGVEKVTRDDLPIIVVDDVRAVLGLVSSAVYNHPSRDLTVIGITGTAGKTTTSYMVEAALLHHGISTGLIGTTGTRINGEKVPSTLTTPEAPNLQSLFAMMKKRGVTHVVMEVSSHAIALGRVLGTHFSVAGFTNLSQDHLDFHPTMEDYFQTKARLFKEDSPLHAERAVVCIDDAWGQRLATMLPHPFTVSTVATSEHDASLQPDVWAGPSSVMDNGVQTAELYGFGTKGMTLHIPMPGRFNVANAMLALGLLVKTGMKAEEAIEGLSTVTVPGRLERIDCGQDFMAVVDYAHKPGAIAAVLDTLRAHVRGRIAIVVGAGGDRDHSKRPIMGREAALRSDLVVVTDDNPRSEDPAAIRQQVVAGAKAVVDRTDENPNKVKTEVSEHRPTIREIGDRREAIRAAIQWAQPGDAVIVAGKGHETGQLIGDTTHPFDDRVETRRSIEDKLNSSMEK, from the coding sequence ATGGCAACGCTGGAAGAACTTGCGGAAATATCGGGTGGCCGCCTCATGAGGACTGATGACCCGAACCTCGTCGTCACGGATATTGGGCTCAATGCTCAGGCTCTGCCAGAAGGTGGCCTTTTTGCTGGAGTACCCGGACTTCATGTCCATGGAGCGCAATTTGCGGATTCATCATCAGCAGCAGCGGTCTTGACTGATCACGCTGGGGTAGAGAAAGTCACGCGTGACGATTTGCCGATTATCGTCGTTGATGATGTTCGTGCCGTGCTAGGGCTGGTGTCGTCGGCTGTTTATAATCATCCCTCACGCGACTTGACAGTGATTGGAATCACCGGGACAGCAGGTAAAACCACCACGAGCTACATGGTCGAAGCTGCTCTCCTTCATCACGGCATATCAACCGGGCTGATCGGTACCACGGGTACCAGGATTAATGGGGAGAAGGTTCCATCAACTCTCACTACCCCCGAAGCCCCAAACCTTCAATCGCTTTTCGCGATGATGAAAAAGCGAGGTGTGACGCACGTGGTGATGGAGGTTTCCAGCCACGCGATCGCGTTAGGTCGTGTCTTGGGAACTCATTTCTCTGTCGCGGGATTCACTAATTTGTCCCAGGATCACCTTGATTTCCACCCTACGATGGAGGATTATTTCCAGACGAAGGCGCGGCTTTTTAAGGAGGATTCGCCCCTACATGCCGAGCGTGCCGTCGTATGCATTGATGACGCGTGGGGGCAGAGGTTAGCGACGATGCTGCCTCATCCTTTCACAGTATCGACGGTAGCTACGTCGGAACATGACGCATCGCTTCAGCCGGATGTGTGGGCGGGGCCATCCTCAGTCATGGATAACGGTGTTCAGACTGCCGAGCTCTACGGCTTCGGTACGAAGGGGATGACTTTACATATACCGATGCCTGGCCGTTTTAACGTCGCTAATGCGATGTTAGCGCTGGGGCTCCTTGTGAAGACTGGTATGAAAGCTGAGGAGGCAATTGAGGGGCTCTCCACGGTGACCGTCCCCGGCCGGTTAGAACGTATTGATTGTGGCCAGGATTTTATGGCCGTCGTGGACTATGCCCATAAACCTGGGGCGATCGCTGCCGTATTAGATACGCTCCGTGCACATGTGCGGGGCAGGATTGCCATTGTCGTCGGTGCCGGCGGGGATCGGGATCATTCCAAACGTCCCATCATGGGGCGTGAAGCAGCCCTACGCAGTGATCTTGTTGTTGTCACCGATGACAACCCGCGCAGTGAAGATCCAGCTGCCATCAGGCAGCAAGTGGTGGCAGGGGCGAAGGCAGTTGTTGACCGTACGGACGAAAATCCCAACAAAGTAAAAACAGAAGTTTCGGAGCATCGGCCTACCATTCGTGAGATCGGTGATCGCAGGGAAGCGATTCGAGCAGCGATCCAGTGGGCTCAGCCGGGTGACGCAGTTATTGTCGCAGGTAAAGGGCATGAAACTGGTCAATTGATTGGCGATACAACTCACCCATTTGATGATCGGGTCGAAACACGCCGAAGTATCGAAGATAAACTTAATAGCTCGATGGAGAAATAA
- a CDS encoding peptidoglycan D,D-transpeptidase FtsI family protein gives MSSSSSRRPRNPRKSSSPDASLRNSMAGTSLITGAKAAMRRLNLLRAIIIALLIVLILRLVWVQLIIGPNLSSQAQEQRRVKIAEPARRGTITDANGEDLAYTMESSLLSVHPNKLRSFMEKRHEINPDSYPDPDQRMKDIADDLPRMIGDDDKADDVKSEDIEKKLTSDDDYSVLVRNVDPDKAEKIVKKYPEITAERQDVRQYPNGAIGENVLGKISQDGSGQFGLELSQDSDLQGTNGSYTVDIAAQGMAIPGSRRDEHPAIDGDSYQLTLDNDMQTFVQQSLEQAKANSGAEDASAVVLDAKSGHILSMATSGTIDPNGDIEKQLKEGKQFGDRTISNPFEPGSVGKVITAAASIEDKKTTPDEVLQVPGSINDSGVTVKDAWDHGVTPYTTTGIFSKSSNVGTLMLAQRVGPDSFDNYLNKFGIGQATGVELPNETSGFLPPRSQWAAGTFANLPIGQGFSTSLLQMASIYQTIANDGVRIEPRIVKGIKDPDGNEVSTDAPSETRVVSAQTARTVRNMFRGVVQNDGGNQQGTGPGAAIDGYQIAGKTGTAQQVDPDTGAYSNSKYWITFAGIAPADDPRFVVAIMLNNPARGVHGEGGQSAAPLFHDIASWALNRYNVPPSKEPGDTLLLQAG, from the coding sequence ATGAGTAGCAGTTCATCTCGTCGGCCCCGGAATCCCAGAAAAAGCAGCTCTCCTGATGCATCGTTACGCAACAGCATGGCGGGGACGTCGTTAATAACAGGTGCCAAGGCGGCCATGCGGCGCCTCAATCTTCTTCGGGCGATCATCATCGCTTTACTGATCGTCCTTATTTTGCGTTTGGTATGGGTTCAGCTCATCATCGGGCCGAACTTGTCGTCTCAGGCTCAGGAACAGCGTCGGGTAAAAATTGCCGAACCGGCTCGACGCGGGACTATCACGGACGCCAACGGTGAGGATCTTGCCTACACAATGGAATCATCATTGCTGTCTGTGCATCCGAACAAATTGCGCAGCTTCATGGAAAAGCGGCATGAGATCAACCCCGATAGTTATCCAGATCCTGATCAACGTATGAAGGATATTGCCGACGATCTTCCTCGGATGATTGGTGATGACGATAAAGCAGATGATGTGAAGTCAGAGGATATTGAGAAGAAATTAACCTCCGATGACGATTATTCCGTTCTGGTACGAAATGTGGATCCGGATAAAGCGGAGAAAATCGTTAAAAAGTATCCAGAGATCACTGCGGAGCGACAAGACGTCCGCCAGTACCCGAATGGCGCTATCGGTGAAAATGTTCTAGGCAAGATAAGCCAGGATGGATCGGGACAGTTCGGGTTGGAGCTGTCACAAGACTCTGATCTTCAGGGGACGAACGGAAGTTATACCGTCGATATAGCCGCCCAAGGGATGGCAATCCCTGGTTCACGTCGGGACGAACACCCGGCGATCGATGGGGATAGCTACCAGCTGACCTTAGATAACGACATGCAGACCTTCGTGCAGCAGAGCCTGGAACAAGCTAAGGCCAATTCCGGCGCAGAGGACGCTAGCGCGGTGGTTCTTGATGCCAAGTCCGGCCACATCTTGTCCATGGCGACGTCCGGAACGATTGACCCTAATGGGGACATCGAGAAGCAGCTCAAAGAAGGCAAGCAGTTTGGCGATCGGACAATAAGTAACCCCTTTGAACCGGGATCTGTCGGCAAGGTTATTACCGCCGCAGCATCGATCGAGGATAAGAAAACCACGCCCGACGAAGTCCTGCAGGTACCAGGGTCAATTAATGATTCTGGTGTCACTGTCAAGGATGCGTGGGATCACGGAGTCACCCCGTACACCACGACAGGTATTTTCAGTAAGTCGTCCAACGTCGGAACGTTGATGCTTGCGCAGCGGGTTGGGCCAGATTCGTTTGATAATTACCTGAATAAGTTCGGGATCGGACAGGCGACGGGAGTCGAACTGCCCAACGAGACCAGCGGATTTCTGCCTCCGCGCTCCCAGTGGGCAGCCGGTACATTTGCGAACCTCCCCATCGGCCAGGGCTTTTCAACATCCCTCCTTCAGATGGCGAGCATTTACCAAACCATCGCTAATGACGGGGTACGTATTGAACCCCGAATAGTGAAGGGTATTAAAGACCCCGACGGAAACGAAGTATCCACTGACGCTCCAAGCGAAACGAGGGTGGTGAGTGCCCAGACGGCGCGAACAGTCCGCAATATGTTCCGCGGGGTTGTCCAGAACGACGGCGGGAACCAGCAGGGTACCGGTCCCGGCGCGGCCATCGACGGGTATCAAATCGCAGGAAAGACGGGAACAGCCCAACAGGTTGACCCGGACACCGGAGCATATTCCAATTCGAAATACTGGATCACTTTCGCCGGAATCGCTCCGGCTGATGATCCACGTTTCGTCGTTGCCATCATGTTGAATAACCCGGCCCGTGGTGTTCATGGTGAAGGTGGTCAGTCGGCAGCGCCACTGTTCCACGACATCGCTTCGTGGGCGCTTAACCGCTACAACGTCCCACCTTCGAAAGAACCAGGTGACACCCTCTTGTTACAGGCAGGGTAG
- the rsmH gene encoding 16S rRNA (cytosine(1402)-N(4))-methyltransferase RsmH, whose amino-acid sequence MADRHIGTHGHVPVMLERMVELIAPTVTKSAESSAPSIILDGTLGAGGHSESFLERFPSAMVIGIDRDGTELSRTTQRLSRFQDRFYPVHARFDHFDEALQEVDHPVVEAFHAHGLSAGFFDLGVSSMQLDQVDRGFTYRDDGPLDMRMDTSTGKTAADVLNTYSHGELARILKTYGDERFAGPLARAIVREREREPWSTSQRLVELIYVTIPASARRHGGHPAKRTFQALRIEVNAELDALRRVIPKVCSYLHLGGRAVFMSYQSLEDKIVKRELAELTKSKTPPGLPIDLPNSAPDFHLVTRGSEKAGEQENSKNPRAHSVRVRAVERTGYSHASAPPGGTSVRATGSSTTYLAREKSRPGGHRMGREQMVSSGQQSISHREDVEGEQ is encoded by the coding sequence ATGGCCGACCGCCACATTGGTACACATGGTCACGTTCCCGTCATGTTGGAACGCATGGTTGAGCTCATAGCTCCCACGGTCACAAAATCAGCAGAGAGCTCGGCACCATCGATCATCCTCGACGGCACCCTCGGTGCTGGTGGGCACAGTGAATCTTTCCTCGAGCGTTTCCCGTCGGCAATGGTGATCGGAATCGATCGTGACGGGACAGAACTGTCCCGAACCACTCAGCGGCTTTCCCGATTTCAGGACCGGTTTTATCCAGTACATGCGCGTTTCGATCACTTCGATGAGGCATTACAAGAGGTTGACCATCCGGTTGTCGAGGCTTTCCACGCTCACGGTCTCAGTGCCGGGTTCTTCGATCTTGGTGTGTCGTCGATGCAGTTAGATCAAGTGGATCGGGGTTTTACCTATCGTGACGACGGGCCGCTGGACATGCGGATGGATACGTCGACGGGAAAAACTGCCGCAGATGTCCTTAATACGTATAGCCACGGTGAACTGGCTCGTATCTTAAAAACATATGGGGATGAACGCTTTGCTGGGCCTCTCGCCCGCGCCATTGTTCGTGAGCGTGAGAGAGAACCATGGTCCACGTCGCAGCGGTTAGTGGAACTTATCTACGTAACAATTCCGGCGTCGGCGCGACGTCATGGGGGCCACCCAGCGAAGAGGACCTTTCAGGCTTTGCGCATTGAAGTCAACGCTGAACTGGATGCTCTGCGTAGGGTTATCCCGAAAGTCTGCTCATATCTCCATCTGGGCGGCCGGGCAGTGTTCATGAGCTACCAAAGCCTTGAAGACAAAATTGTAAAAAGGGAACTGGCGGAGCTCACCAAATCGAAGACGCCTCCGGGACTTCCTATCGATCTGCCTAACAGCGCCCCCGATTTTCATTTGGTGACTCGGGGCTCGGAAAAAGCGGGTGAGCAGGAGAATAGTAAGAATCCGCGTGCACATTCGGTCCGCGTACGTGCCGTAGAAAGAACGGGCTACTCGCACGCGAGTGCGCCACCGGGCGGTACCTCGGTAAGAGCTACGGGATCATCCACCACGTATTTAGCTCGAGAGAAATCCCGGCCCGGGGGTCACCGAATGGGAAGAGAACAGATGGTCTCTTCTGGACAACAGAGTATTTCACACCGCGAAGACGTCGAAGGAGAACAATGA
- the mraZ gene encoding division/cell wall cluster transcriptional repressor MraZ has product MFFGTFTPKMDDKGRLTLPAKFRDELAEGLMVTKGQDHSLAIYPRDVFLERARKAAAASRTNPEARAFVRNLAASADEQSVDGHGRITISPDHRRYAGLSKECVVIGSVDFVEIWNAESWNQYQAEHEESYANGDDAAFMDFL; this is encoded by the coding sequence ATGTTCTTCGGTACTTTCACCCCCAAGATGGACGACAAGGGACGCTTGACTCTTCCGGCTAAGTTTCGCGATGAGTTAGCAGAAGGCTTGATGGTGACGAAAGGCCAAGACCATTCTTTAGCCATCTACCCGCGTGACGTGTTCCTCGAACGCGCTCGTAAAGCCGCTGCTGCATCTCGGACTAACCCAGAGGCTCGTGCATTTGTGCGTAACCTAGCGGCCAGCGCGGATGAACAATCCGTTGATGGTCATGGGCGAATAACGATTTCGCCTGATCATCGTCGCTACGCGGGGTTAAGTAAAGAATGCGTCGTGATTGGTTCTGTTGACTTCGTAGAAATCTGGAATGCGGAGTCGTGGAATCAGTATCAAGCCGAACATGAAGAAAGCTACGCCAACGGTGACGATGCTGCTTTCATGGACTTCCTCTAA
- a CDS encoding DUF3040 domain-containing protein: MALSEQEQRVLDEIENALYQEDPDFGKNVGSIQRGGAFVKVVALLILGLVLLVGGIALSQASLWFVVMSVAGFLVMFAAGVIGLRGDRSSKLKVGDRSDKAAKKQRKARKSSLSSRSGGMEENFRRRFER; encoded by the coding sequence GTGGCCCTCTCAGAGCAAGAGCAGCGTGTCCTCGACGAAATCGAGAATGCTCTGTATCAGGAAGACCCTGACTTTGGTAAAAACGTCGGGTCAATCCAGCGTGGTGGCGCCTTCGTCAAAGTCGTTGCTCTGCTGATCCTTGGCCTCGTCTTACTTGTTGGCGGTATAGCTCTATCGCAAGCGAGCTTGTGGTTTGTAGTGATGTCGGTTGCCGGTTTTTTGGTGATGTTCGCCGCCGGGGTGATCGGTTTACGCGGTGACCGCTCGTCGAAACTCAAAGTGGGGGATCGGTCCGACAAAGCAGCAAAGAAGCAGCGGAAAGCTCGTAAGTCGTCATTGAGCAGCCGTTCGGGCGGTATGGAAGAAAATTTCCGTCGACGTTTTGAGCGCTAA
- a CDS encoding SAV_6107 family HEPN domain-containing protein, which translates to MMMNAATVSFLRKADALLANKTDDVSQDELERRLLDSYYAALRLAGAVIEDAISSRKRKPRGDAWTLLARYGGQLGPWADVFRRYSPVKERVRLGLSPSLTVTDIEHFEQLVLDFRAAVNNRYAWVPAAA; encoded by the coding sequence ATGATGATGAACGCGGCAACGGTAAGTTTTCTCAGAAAAGCGGATGCATTGCTGGCTAATAAAACTGACGACGTCAGCCAGGATGAATTGGAACGACGCTTGCTGGACTCCTATTACGCAGCGCTCCGACTTGCTGGAGCTGTTATCGAGGACGCTATCTCGAGCCGAAAAAGGAAGCCGAGGGGTGACGCGTGGACGTTGCTTGCCCGTTATGGCGGGCAACTGGGCCCGTGGGCAGATGTTTTCCGGCGATACTCGCCTGTAAAGGAACGAGTTCGGTTGGGATTGTCTCCCTCCCTGACAGTTACTGATATTGAACACTTTGAACAGCTCGTGTTGGATTTCCGCGCTGCTGTGAATAATCGGTACGCATGGGTACCGGCCGCAGCTTAA
- a CDS encoding GNAT family N-acetyltransferase has product MPITLTPLTAAQFRRRVPEMVSIYIRAMGYSSTISGARQSAWNTHSRYLGFHSVAAIEHPAGEEPNPKDPTQPIRGFIYGYRGGNGQWWNTQVKAALMVAGVPPSLRIQLLDNYTELTEIHVDPSWQGNNIGRRLLTILADSLTSQRLLLSTPEVTCENNRAFHLYRRLGFTDVVRNMHFPGDPRPFAILGSRLPLGDHSPLI; this is encoded by the coding sequence ATGCCCATCACTCTCACCCCGTTGACCGCAGCGCAATTTCGTCGACGAGTTCCCGAAATGGTCTCTATCTATATTCGGGCGATGGGCTACAGCTCCACAATCTCTGGCGCCCGACAGTCGGCATGGAACACTCACTCGCGATACCTTGGCTTCCACTCCGTGGCAGCTATCGAGCATCCAGCAGGAGAAGAACCAAACCCTAAAGATCCCACACAGCCCATCCGTGGTTTTATTTACGGCTATCGAGGCGGCAATGGGCAATGGTGGAACACGCAGGTCAAGGCTGCTCTTATGGTTGCTGGGGTCCCACCATCACTCCGTATCCAGCTCCTGGACAACTACACAGAACTCACCGAAATTCACGTGGACCCGTCGTGGCAAGGTAACAATATTGGTCGCCGCTTGCTGACTATCTTAGCCGACAGTCTCACGAGCCAGCGGCTGCTTCTTTCTACCCCCGAAGTCACCTGTGAAAACAACCGCGCATTCCATCTCTATCGACGACTAGGATTCACTGACGTCGTTAGAAATATGCACTTCCCCGGTGATCCACGCCCCTTTGCCATCCTAGGAAGCCGGTTACCCCTGGGAGACCACTCACCATTGATATAG
- a CDS encoding methylenetetrahydrofolate reductase, translating into MSSPNSAHTPANRPPRPIYQQVPVSQAISLPTPGPVPFSVEFMPPRDDAAERRLNDAAATFHDLGASFVSVTYGAGGSSRSRTIRIGQELAHTPLTTLVHLTLVQHTVDELKEIIASYQECGLTNILALRGDPPGDPTGEWVSAPGGLEHAIDLIKLIQECDTKRQFEIGIASFPDKHYRATDLDSDTAYTIAKLRAGASYSITQMFFDVDYYLRLRDRLAAADPVHGAKPVIPGLMPITSLKSLRRQRELAGCRVPADLEERLEKATTSGDPSDPRVRQEIRKIGIAHTTAMAERLISEGAPDLHFMTLNFARATQEVLHNLGMAPAWGTDHGHDAVR; encoded by the coding sequence ATGTCCTCGCCCAACTCGGCGCATACGCCCGCGAATCGTCCACCTCGGCCAATTTATCAACAAGTCCCGGTTTCTCAGGCTATTTCCTTGCCGACGCCAGGGCCTGTGCCATTTTCCGTGGAATTTATGCCCCCGCGTGATGACGCTGCGGAACGTCGTCTTAATGACGCTGCTGCGACGTTTCATGATCTTGGTGCGAGCTTTGTCTCGGTGACCTATGGCGCAGGTGGTTCTAGCCGTAGCCGTACTATTCGGATTGGCCAGGAGCTGGCACATACTCCCTTGACAACGCTAGTTCATTTGACGTTGGTGCAGCACACGGTGGATGAACTGAAGGAGATCATTGCAAGCTATCAAGAATGTGGATTAACTAATATTTTGGCGCTGCGGGGTGATCCGCCAGGAGACCCCACGGGCGAATGGGTTTCCGCACCGGGTGGGCTGGAACATGCTATCGACCTGATCAAGCTTATCCAAGAGTGTGATACAAAACGACAATTCGAGATTGGAATCGCATCATTTCCCGATAAGCACTATCGTGCCACCGATCTGGATTCAGATACCGCTTATACGATTGCTAAGCTTCGAGCAGGTGCTAGCTATTCCATTACTCAAATGTTCTTTGATGTCGATTATTATCTGCGTCTTCGTGATCGACTCGCTGCGGCGGATCCCGTTCATGGAGCCAAACCCGTGATTCCTGGGCTCATGCCAATCACCTCGTTAAAGTCTCTGCGCAGACAGCGTGAGTTGGCGGGGTGTCGCGTTCCGGCAGACCTGGAGGAACGCCTGGAAAAAGCTACTACCTCTGGTGATCCTTCTGATCCGCGAGTCCGGCAGGAAATTCGGAAGATCGGTATTGCTCATACGACGGCCATGGCGGAGCGTCTGATCAGTGAAGGTGCGCCTGACCTACATTTTATGACGTTGAACTTTGCCCGAGCGACACAAGAAGTGCTGCACAATTTAGGAATGGCTCCGGCCTGGGGGACCGATCACGGACATGATGCGGTCCGATGA
- a CDS encoding polyprenyl synthetase family protein: MPRSVDDIPHCVITHLNEFFMHRRPAMKAISPVAEEAMTALTDFTINGGKRIRPTFAWLGWMGSLQLMFSDTTDHPDATAVMHAVSSLELLQSCALIHDDIIDSSATRRGMPTVHEHFKQSHSAQAWHGRGENYGNAVAILIGDLALSWADDMFMEAALAPAQRERAWQPWQDMRTEVVCGQIMDVTAEAQADGSLRTAERVNQYKTAAYTVERPLHIGAALAGAAQTTVTALRTFGRDIGVAFQLRDDQLGVFGDPEVTGKPSGDDLREGKRTTLVALTLENVSESDRGTLESSLGQPLSERDVDHLRAIIKKSGAYDRVEKQIDSLVTSAVDALADARLSDDADRALRAMAISSTERRR; this comes from the coding sequence ATGCCGCGCTCTGTTGACGACATACCCCACTGTGTCATCACGCACCTCAATGAGTTCTTCATGCATCGTCGACCAGCCATGAAAGCTATTTCTCCCGTAGCAGAAGAAGCAATGACTGCCCTCACCGATTTCACGATCAATGGCGGCAAACGAATCCGACCAACATTTGCATGGTTGGGATGGATGGGTTCCTTACAGTTAATGTTCTCGGACACAACAGACCATCCGGATGCCACCGCCGTCATGCATGCGGTGTCCTCATTGGAGCTATTGCAGTCCTGTGCCCTGATTCATGACGACATTATTGATTCATCAGCAACACGGCGCGGAATGCCAACAGTTCATGAGCACTTCAAGCAGTCGCATTCAGCCCAAGCCTGGCATGGCCGAGGAGAAAACTACGGGAATGCGGTCGCGATTCTCATTGGCGACTTGGCCTTGAGCTGGGCAGATGACATGTTCATGGAGGCTGCATTAGCTCCAGCCCAGCGCGAGCGTGCATGGCAGCCCTGGCAAGACATGCGTACGGAAGTGGTCTGCGGCCAAATTATGGATGTCACTGCCGAGGCTCAGGCGGATGGTTCGTTGCGTACAGCAGAGAGGGTTAATCAATATAAGACGGCGGCATACACCGTCGAGCGCCCCCTCCATATCGGAGCCGCTCTGGCGGGGGCAGCGCAGACTACAGTGACAGCGCTACGGACATTTGGACGTGACATCGGTGTCGCTTTCCAGTTACGCGATGACCAGCTAGGTGTTTTTGGCGACCCGGAGGTAACCGGGAAGCCATCGGGAGATGACCTGCGCGAAGGCAAGCGCACCACATTAGTGGCTCTCACACTGGAGAATGTCTCAGAGTCGGATCGCGGGACACTGGAATCTAGTCTGGGGCAACCCTTGAGTGAGCGGGACGTTGATCATCTACGAGCGATTATTAAAAAGTCCGGCGCCTATGACCGCGTTGAAAAGCAGATCGATAGTTTGGTGACATCTGCGGTCGACGCGCTCGCCGACGCGCGCTTATCTGACGACGCTGACCGCGCCTTGAGGGCGATGGCTATTTCGTCGACGGAGCGTCGTCGATGA
- the crtI gene encoding phytoene desaturase family protein, whose product MSTSFLSHYLSTPRRTISGRTDRIVVVGAGLSGLAAGVLLAGSGRSVTVVERENHVGGRAATETVSTPLGDVRIDTGATVVTMPWLVDEILASVGLSTSDLAPDFSYQRLSPAYHALFSSGRHLDVFAEEATQEATVGGDSRMDHEIRRFARGKFDDTHHHTCNASRDGFTESRVNGVRGYRRWARSMFDACFSDLMNADFDSVWDLVRTRESARSLARVARRGGFGSLGRAAEHYISDDELRKVFSFQALYAGVPPKKARAVYATISHMDTGMGVFYPIRGPQGSGVGTLCDILAAALKQSEGELMLNTQVTSLACASHGSSRTNADKINEVVTTQGTLPADVVITTCDIPELNAISGRQGRRTMRWSPSAFVMHGAIPREVARHWPGGHHTISFGNEWDRTFLEITAPHGRGRLMSDPSLLVTRPACSAPDLISTSTTSPHVPIEPVSVLAPCPNTESATINWTSLSSSYQKDLLSILEDRGFDGIHESFSVGKVDTPDTWSALGLGAGTPFAPAHLFQQTGPFRFRNFPVRSFSNLIHAGSSTTPGVGVPTVILSGALAAARITRGDHP is encoded by the coding sequence ATGAGCACATCGTTCCTTTCTCATTACTTGTCGACGCCCCGACGCACGATATCAGGCCGAACCGATCGTATTGTTGTGGTGGGAGCTGGCTTATCTGGCCTGGCTGCGGGGGTGTTGTTGGCTGGCTCCGGACGTTCAGTGACGGTGGTGGAGAGAGAAAACCACGTGGGTGGACGCGCTGCGACCGAGACGGTCTCTACTCCTCTGGGGGATGTCCGCATCGATACGGGCGCGACGGTGGTGACGATGCCGTGGCTTGTCGATGAGATTTTGGCGTCAGTGGGGCTGTCAACGAGTGACCTAGCGCCTGATTTCTCATATCAGCGTTTATCCCCGGCGTATCATGCACTGTTTTCATCAGGACGGCATCTCGACGTGTTCGCTGAGGAAGCTACTCAGGAGGCAACTGTCGGGGGCGATAGCCGGATGGACCATGAGATCCGTCGGTTCGCCCGGGGGAAGTTTGACGACACGCACCACCACACCTGCAACGCGAGCCGTGATGGTTTCACCGAATCCCGTGTTAACGGTGTGCGGGGATATCGCCGGTGGGCACGGTCAATGTTTGATGCGTGCTTTTCCGACTTAATGAACGCCGATTTTGATTCAGTGTGGGACCTTGTTCGGACCCGGGAATCGGCACGTAGCCTGGCGCGGGTCGCCCGTCGTGGCGGCTTCGGCTCTTTGGGCCGGGCAGCAGAGCACTACATTTCCGATGATGAGCTTCGGAAGGTGTTTTCGTTCCAGGCTCTATACGCGGGCGTCCCGCCCAAAAAGGCTCGGGCTGTATACGCAACAATTTCCCACATGGATACCGGGATGGGGGTCTTTTATCCCATCCGTGGGCCGCAGGGTTCGGGAGTCGGCACCCTGTGCGACATTCTCGCAGCGGCACTAAAGCAATCCGAGGGCGAGCTCATGCTCAACACACAGGTCACCTCATTGGCCTGTGCATCTCACGGATCCTCCCGGACCAATGCCGACAAAATTAATGAGGTGGTGACAACTCAGGGAACGTTACCTGCCGACGTGGTGATTACCACATGTGACATCCCTGAACTCAATGCCATATCGGGCCGACAGGGCCGCCGGACGATGAGGTGGTCCCCCTCTGCATTCGTGATGCACGGCGCAATCCCTCGTGAGGTAGCACGCCACTGGCCTGGTGGGCATCACACCATCTCTTTTGGGAACGAGTGGGACCGTACGTTCTTAGAAATCACCGCCCCTCATGGTCGTGGACGCCTGATGTCCGATCCTTCGCTCTTAGTTACTCGCCCTGCCTGTTCAGCGCCTGATTTAATCTCAACGTCGACGACGTCACCCCATGTTCCTATCGAACCGGTCAGTGTTTTGGCACCGTGCCCCAACACCGAATCGGCCACCATCAACTGGACGTCATTGTCCTCGTCCTATCAAAAAGATCTCTTATCGATCCTGGAAGATCGCGGGTTCGATGGCATCCATGAGTCATTCTCCGTCGGGAAAGTGGATACGCCCGACACATGGTCGGCCCTAGGTTTGGGGGCAGGAACTCCTTTCGCCCCCGCTCATCTGTTTCAACAAACGGGGCCATTTCGGTTCCGCAATTTTCCCGTGCGTTCGTTCTCTAACCTCATTCACGCTGGATCAAGTACGACGCCTGGTGTTGGGGTCCCCACTGTTATCCTTTCAGGAGCGCTTGCAGCTGCTCGGATAACGCGAGGTGATCATCCATGA